A region from the Acipenser ruthenus chromosome 13, fAciRut3.2 maternal haplotype, whole genome shotgun sequence genome encodes:
- the LOC117418294 gene encoding multidrug resistance-associated protein 1-like isoform X3, with product MTHLRRSSLTWSRSGPWSVPGYNSSKMPDQAQLLRKLQKEQSSGFCLLRALARVFGPYFLSGTLCLVVHDVFMFSIPQVLSLLLAFMSDADAPLWKGYFYAALMFLVSCMQSLFNHQYMYSCFTVGMRVKTAVMGLVYRKSLVITNAARRTCTVGEIVNLVSADTQKLMDFVVYFNAVWLAPIEITLCLFFLWQHLGPSALAGIATIILIFPLNGVIAKQRSKLQEVQMKHTDGRIKLMNEILNGIKILKFYAWEKAFLERVLGYRAKELKALKKSQILYSISIASFNSSTFLIAFVMFGVYVLIDERNVLDAQKVFVSMALINILKTPLSLLPFSMSTTMQALVSLKRLGKFLCQEELKSDSVDRKPLHPAGSSVLVENGTFSWSRDGAPCLKRISVSVARGSLVAVVGHVGSGKSSLLSALLGEMEKKNGRVSLQGSVAYVPQQAWIQNATLRDNIVFGQERKERWYQQVVEACALVDDLEILPAGDETEIGEKGLNLSGGQKQRVSLARAVYREADVYLLDDPLSAVDAHVGQHIFEKVIGPKGVLRDRTRVLVTHGLSYLPQVDLILVLVDGEITEMGSYQELLNRQGAFAEFIRAYTSTECKESSAHKGTRKSSSRLSVTDYMPVPRDLSQEQIVSGDTGSTSLQNVEPSSETDQPQAAKDAGKLTEADRAKTGRVKMAIYMEYFKTIGLALILPIIFLYVFQQAASISYNYWLSMWADDPVVNGTQLDTDFKLGVYGALGFAQGIAIFGTTVAISVGGIIASRHLHQDLLHNMLRSPMSFFERTPSGNLLNRFSKEVDAIDCMIPDGLKMMLGYLFKLLEICIIVLLATPITAVIILPLGLFYGFIQSFYVATSCQLRRLESVSRSPIYTHFNETVQGASVIRAFGEQPRFILQTNQRVDENQKSYFPRFVATRWLAVNLEFLGNCIVLSAAIFSVMGKGILSPGIVGLSVSHALQVTGILSWIVRSWTDVENNIVSVERVKEYADTPKEAAWTLENSPLSPAWPQTGTIELRGYGLQYRKGLEWALKDISIHIQEREKVGIVGRTGAGKSSLALGIFRILEAAKGEIYIDGINIAEIGLHELRTRITIIPQDPVLFSGTLRMNLDPFDAYSDEEVWNSLELAHLKNFVSGLPDRLNHECSEGGENLSLGQRQLVCLARALLRKTKILVLDEATAAVDLETDNLIQSTIRSQFEECTVLTIAHRLNTVMDYTRVIVMDKGLIVESDSPSNLIGQRGHFYRMCREASLV from the exons ATGACACATCTGAGAAGATCATCTCTGACCTGGAGCAGGAGTGGACCATGGAGTGTGCCAGGCTACAACA GCTCCAAGATGCCCGACCAGGCCCAGCTGCTCAGGAAGCTCCAGAAAGAGCAGAGTTCCGGTTTCTGCCTGCTGAGGGCGTTAGCGAGGGTGTTTGGCCCCTACTTCCTGTCAGGGACGCTGTGTCTGGTGGTGCACGATGTCTTCATGTTTTCCATCCCACAGGTACTCAG CTTGCTGCTGGCGTTTATGAGTGATGCCGACGCCCCCCTATGGAAGGGGTATTTCTACGCAGCCTTGATGTTCCTGGTGTCCTGCATGCAGTCGCTCTTCAATCACCAGTACATGTACTCCTGCTTCACCGTGGGCATGAGAGTCAAAACTGCCGTCATGGGCCTTGTTTATAGAAAG TCTCTGGTGATCACCAACGCTGCCCGCAGGACCTGCACGGTTGGAGAGATTGTGAACCTGGTCTCTGCCGACACTCAGAAGCTCATGGACTTTGTGGTTTACTTCAACGCGGTGTGGCTGGCGCCCATCGAGATCACCCTGTGTCTGTTCTTCCTCTGGCAG CATTTAGGCCCGTCTGCCTTGGCTGGCATTGCCACCATCATCCTGATCTTCCCACTGAATGGTGTTATTGCCAAGCAGAGGAGCAAACTACAG GAGGTGCAGATGAAGCACACAGATGGCCGAATCAAGCTGATGAACGAGATTCTGAATGGGATTAAGATCCTGAAGTTCTATGCCTGGGAAAAAGCCTTCCTGGAGCGTGTGTTGGGCTACAGGGCCAAGGAGCTAAAGGCACTGAAGAAATCCCAGATCCTGTACTCCATTTCCATCGCCTCATTCAACTCCTCCACCTTCCTG ATTGCTTTCGTCATGTTCGGGGTGTACGTGCTGATTGATGAGAGGAACGTCCTGGATGCGCAGAAGGTGTTTGTCTCCATGGCGCTCATTAACATCCTCAAGACCCCCCTGAGCCTCCTCCCTTTCTCTATGAGCACCACCATGCAG GCCTTGGTCTCGCTGAAGCGTTTGGGCAAATTCCTTTGCCAAGAAGAACTGAAGTCTGACAGTGTGGACAGGAAGCCCTTGCACCCTG CAGGCAGCAGCGTGCTAGTGGAGAACGGTACTTTCAGCTGGTCAAGAGACGGAGCTCCCTGTCTAAAGAG GATCAGTGTGAGTGTGGCGCGTGGCTCTCTGGTGGCAGTGGTCGGACATGTAGGTAGTGGGAAATCCtcactgctctctgctctgctGGGGGAGATGGAGAAGAAAAACGGACGTGTCTCACTGCAG GGCTCGGTGGCCTATGTGCCCCAGCAGGCGTGGATCCAGAACGCCACGCTGCGGGACAACATTGTGTTTgggcaggagaggaaggagcgCTGGTACCAGCAAGTGGTGGAAGCCTGCGCGCTCGTGGATGACCTGGAGATCCTGCCTGCGGGGGATGAGACTGAGATTGGGGAGAAG GGGTTGAATCTCTCTGGCGGTCAGAAGCAGCGGGTCAGCCTGGCCCGTGCCGTCTACAGGGAGGCTGATGTGTACCTGCTGGATGACCCCCTGTCTGCGGTGGACGCCCACGTGGGTCAGCACATCTTCGAGAAAGTCATCGGACCCAAAGGGGTGCTCCGGGACAGG ACCCGGGTGCTGGTGACCCATGGGCTGAGCTACCTGCCGCAGGTGGACCTAATCCTGGTGCTGGTGGACGGGGAGATCACAGAGATGGGATCCTATCAGGAGCTGCTGAACCGACAAGGCGCCTTCGCCGAGTTCATCCGCGCCTACACCAGCACGGAGTGCAAGGAGAGCAGCGCTCACAAAG GTACCAGAAAGTCATCTTCAAGACTCAGTGTGACCGACTACATGCCCGTCCCCAGAGACCTCTCCCAAGAGCAGATTGTCAG TGGAGACACAGGCAGCACCAGCCTCCAGAACGTGGAGCCCAGCTCCGAGACTGACCAGCCTCAGGCTGCAAAGGATGCTGGGAAACTAACGGAGGCCGATAGAGCCAAGACCGGGAGA GTGAAGATGGCCATCTACATGGAGTACTTCAAGACCATCGGCTTGGCCCTCATCCTTCCTATCATCTTCCTGTACGTCTTCCAGCAGGCCGCCTCTATCTCTTACAACTACTGGCTCAGCATGTGGGCAGACGACCCTGTCGTCAATGGGACACAGTTGGACACCGATTTCAAATTGGGTGTCTATGGAGCGCTGGGCTTCGCGCAAG GCATCGCTATCTTTGGCACCACAGTGGCTATCTCTGTCGGTGGGATCATTGCATcccgccacctccaccaggacCTGCTGCACAACATGCTGCGCTCGCCCATGAGCTTCTTCGAGCGCACGCCTAGCGGGAACCTGCTCAATCGCTTCTCCAAGGAGGTGGACGCCATCGACTGCATGATCCCAGACGGGCTCAAAATGATGCTGGGCTACCTGTTCAAGCTGCTGGAGATCTGCATCATCGTGCTCCTCGCCACGCCCATCACCGCCGTCATCATCTTACCGCTGGGGCTGTTCTATGGGTTCATCCAG AGTTTTTATGTGGCCACCTCTTGTCAGCTGCGGAGACTGGAGTCTGTGAGCAGGTCCCCCATCTACACCCACTTCAACGAGACAGTCCAAGGGGCGAGCGTCATCCGCGCCTTCGGGGAGCAGCCTCGCTTCATCCTGCAGACCAACCAGAGGGTGGACGAGAACCAGAAATCCTACTTCCCCAGATTCGTCGCCACCAG ATGGCTGGCTGTGAATCTGGAATTCCTGGGAAACTGCATTGTTCTCTCCGCAGCTATTTTCTCTGTGATGGGAAAGGGAATCCTGAGTCCAGGCATTGTGGGTCTGTCAGTCTCCCACGCACTGCAG GTGACAGGAATCCTGAGCTGGATAGTGCGATCCTGGACAGATGTTGAGAACAACATAGTGTCTGTGGAGCGAGTGAAGGAGTACGCAGACACCCCCAAAGAG GCAGCGTGGACCCTGGAGAACAGCCCCCTGTCCCCTGCCTGGCCCCAGACTGGCACCATTGAGCTCCGGGGTTATGGGCTGCAGTACCGCAAGGGGCTAGAATGGGCACTGAAGGACATCTCCATTCACATTCAGGAGAGAGAGAAG GTAGGGATCGTTGGGAGGACCGGAGCTGGAAAATCGTCTCTTGCTCTGGGAATCTTCAGAATCTTGGAAGCTGCCAAAGGAGAGATCTATATAGACGGGATCAACATTGCCGAGATAGGGCTCCACGAGCTGAGGACCAGAATCACCATCATCCCACAG GATCCTGTGCTGTTCTCGGGCACCCTGCGGATGAACCTTGACCCCTTCGATGCGTACTCCGACGAGGAAGTCTGGAACTCTTTGGAACTCGCTCACCTCAAGAACTTTGTGTCAGGGCTCCCAGACAGACTGAACCACGAGTGCTCGGAGGGAGGGGAGAACCTGAG CTTGGGGCAGCGTCAGCTGGTGTGTCTGGCTCGGGCTCTCCTTCGGAAAACCAAGATCCTGGTTCTGGACGAGGCGACGGCAGCCGTCGATCTGGAAACAGACAACCTGATCCAGTCGACAATCCGCAGCCAGTTTGAGGAGTGCACCGTCCTGACCATCGCTCACAGACTCAACACCGTCATGGACTACACCAG GGTGATAGTGATGGACAAGGGACTGATTGTGGAATCAGACTCCCCGTCCAACCTTATTGGACAGAGAGGTCACTTCTACAGAATGTGCCGGGAGGCCAGCCTGGTATAA